The proteins below are encoded in one region of Paenibacillus albus:
- a CDS encoding YheC/YheD family protein, with protein MAIQRVKSKWAKTKVLMNSELLKARIPVTKVWGPSALEQLLQEFGMVYVKPDQGTFGLGVIRVEKQSDIAYSYQHDTKIMQFASFETLSRSLQRLIGSRRYLIQQGIQLLRYEGRRFDVRVMVQHNSQKAWETTGIIGRLSHPAKIVTNYHSGGTPLSIDQLMSPHLEQGQISGYKSWLAELGTATARQLQTSYPGLKEIGIDLAIDESFQPWILEVNTLPDPFIFRKLNDQSVFRRIHRYCVGYGRFKRRAK; from the coding sequence TTGGCCATTCAACGTGTCAAAAGCAAATGGGCCAAAACGAAAGTGCTGATGAACTCTGAACTGCTAAAGGCTCGTATTCCGGTTACAAAAGTATGGGGTCCATCTGCGCTGGAGCAGCTGCTGCAAGAGTTCGGTATGGTCTATGTTAAGCCTGACCAAGGTACGTTTGGTCTTGGCGTTATCCGGGTTGAAAAGCAATCCGACATTGCCTACTCCTATCAGCATGATACAAAAATTATGCAGTTTGCCTCTTTCGAGACACTGTCACGCTCACTTCAGCGGCTTATCGGCAGCCGGCGGTACTTGATTCAGCAGGGCATTCAGCTGCTAAGGTATGAGGGTCGCCGCTTCGACGTCCGTGTCATGGTCCAGCATAATTCGCAAAAAGCATGGGAGACGACCGGTATTATTGGCCGGCTCAGCCATCCTGCTAAAATCGTGACAAACTACCATAGCGGCGGCACACCATTGTCCATCGATCAGCTGATGAGCCCCCATCTGGAGCAAGGTCAAATTAGCGGATACAAGTCATGGCTGGCCGAGCTTGGCACTGCTACCGCAAGGCAGCTGCAGACCAGCTACCCCGGCCTTAAAGAAATCGGCATCGACCTGGCCATCGATGAGTCCTTCCAGCCCTGGATTCTGGAAGTGAACACACTGCCTGATCCGTTCATCTTCCGCAAGCTTAACGACCAATCGGTGTTTCGCCGCATACACCGTTACTGTGTGGGCTATGGAAGGTTCAAACGACGCGCGAAGTAA